A window from Cydia amplana chromosome 12, ilCydAmpl1.1, whole genome shotgun sequence encodes these proteins:
- the LOC134652795 gene encoding ras-interacting protein RIP3-like: MKIHTGEGVVACLECGEAFKCKTEMQQHCKMSRHCMSGSVTQQTQQQQVQQQNTQQQQQQQQQQAQQQAQQQQQQQQQQQAQQQAQQQAQQQQQQQQQQQQQQQQQTTVIKQDDFKPQIVHLIGADGQIVTEKVTPGYPCPECGSCFNNKEALSLHVRLHAGDRTCVTDLCALTAALQPGLVQHTQHNQPIQIISSNPNNVVHTQVIATQNHHIATPRPKIHFCVDCGKGFAAKHGLLAHHRRHPDGSCTLRTHVCDQCGKAFFQKNHLMLHQRQHMDLPPRNRDTSNNDNGAIIMITGHSKNFQSQQQQAQQQAQQQAQQQAQQQAQQQAQAAQQAAQQAAQQVAQQVQQQVQQQVQQMQIEIEPQEHQQPTHIQVVTNRSGQVIGNQIVVGGVGRRLVGSQLHVIGRDGKTIGTQLPLKHQRHNANSGDVKEVSGLVLSTARGSNLIKYEISLPQATPVVPVVQVQQLD; the protein is encoded by the exons ATGAA AATCCATACGGGTGAAGGAGTGGTGGCATGCCTGGAGTGTGGCGAGGCGTTCAAATGCAAGACGGAGATGCAGCAACACTGCAAGATGTCGCGGCATTGTATGAGCGGCAGCGTCACGCAACAAACACAGCAACAACAG GTACAGCAACAGAACACCCAACAACAGCAgcagcaacaacaacagcagGCTCAACAACAAGCCCAACAACAGCAgcagcaacaacaacaacagcaagcgcaacagcaagctcaacAGCAGGCGCAGCAACAgcagcaacaacaacagcagcagcagcagcagcaacaACAACAGACGACGGTTATAAAACAGGATGATTTCAAGCCGCAAATTGTACAT CTCATCGGTGCTGACGGTCAGATCGTGACAGAAAAGGTGACGCCCGGCTATCCCTGTCCAGAGTGTGGCTCCTGCTTTAACAATAAG GAGGCATTATCGCTGCACGTGCGGCTGCACGCGGGCGACCGCACGTGCGTGACGGACCTGTGCGCGCTCACGGCCGCGCTGCAGCCCGGCCTGGTGCAGCACACGCAGCACA ATCAGCCGATACAAATAATATCCTCAAACCCAAACAACGTAGTACACACGCAAGTCATTGCCACT CAAAATCATCACATAGCAACGCCGCGACCGAAGATCCACTTTTGTGTAGATTGTGGCAAAGGATTTGCGGCGAAACACGGCCTATTAGCGCATCACAGAAG ACACCCAGACGGGAGCTGTACGCTGAGAACGCACGTATGCGACCAGTGCGGAAAAGCGTTCTTCCAGAAAAACCACCTCATGCTACATCAGAGACAGCACATGGACCTGCCGCCTAGAaat AGAGACACGAGTAACAACGACAATGGGGCGATAATAATGATAACGGGACATTCGAAGAACTTCCAATCACAACAGCAACAGGCGCAGCAACAAGCACAACAGCAAGCCCAACAACAGGCACAACAACAGGCGCAACAACAG GCGCAAGCAGCGCAGCAGGCCGCGCAACAAGCCGCCCAGCAAGTCGCCCAGCAAGTCCAGCAACAGGTCCAGCAACAAGTCCAGCAAATGCAGATTGAGATAGAACCTCAGGAGCACCAACAGCCGACGCACATACAAGTG GTGACGAACCGGTCGGGGCAGGTGATCGGCAACCAGATCGTGGTGGGCGGCGTGGGCCGGCGGCTGGTGGGCTCGCAGCTGCACGTGATCGGCCGCGACGGCAAGACCATAGGCACGCAGCTGCCGCTCAAGCACCAGCGACACAACGCCAACAG CGGTGACGTGAAGGAAGTGAGCGGGCTGGTCCTCTCGACGGCGCGCGGCTCCAACCTCATCAAGTACGAGATCTCGCTCCCGCAGGCCACGCCCGTAGTACCCGTAGTACAAGTGCAGCAGCTAGACTGA